Genomic segment of Helicobacter enhydrae:
TTTGGTAACCTTTACACAAGCAATTAAATACTCTCAGTATCCAAAACAAGGTGCAAAATGTCAAAATACGAACAACTTCTTAAAAACACAAATCTCAAAGTCACACCGCAACGCCTCAATATCCTTGAAACCATACAAAACATAGGACACGCGACGATAGAGGAAATTTATGAGCATATCCAACAAAAACACCCATCAATCTCCCTTGCGACAATCTACAAAAATGTTTGCACGCTTTGTGGAGTTGGGGTTTTGCAAGAAATCAAAACTCCATCCAACAAGGCGCGCTATGAAATTTTGCACAACAATCACCCCCATCTTGTATGCACACAATGTGGAATGATTACAGACCTCGACTGCAACCCTCGCGACTTGATTTTCAATCAAAATCTACCCCAACATTTTCAATACTCTGATTTGTCTATTATTTTTTATGGATTATGCCAGCATTGTGCAAGCTGCTAGCTTTTGTCTTTTTCTTGTGCGAGTTGAGCAAAAATCTGATCCAAACGATTTAACCCCTCTAGGCTCTCATCAAATCCAAAAGCAAAATTTGGGCATTTAAACCAACCACTTGCATTCAGCACATATTCTTGCAAAATCCCCTTTGCTTTATTGAGCTCTTTAAGGATTAGAGCCTGTTCTTGCGTTGTGAAATCACTAGGGTGCAACAAAACCTCTGCGTGGTATTTCCCTTTTGAACATCTCACTTGAGTGACGCTCAAAGTGTTGAGATTGGGATTGCTCAAAGTCCCCAAAGCCTCTGTCAAAAGCTCTTGGAGCAAAGCTTGTGAGCGTGCAAGTTTGATGTCTGTCATTTTGTTTGCTTTTTGGCAACTTCTCGGTATGTCTCAAACACATCACCCACCCTCACATCATTGTAGCCCTCAAGCATAATCCCGCACTCATATCCCTTGCTGACTTCTTTTGCATCATCTTTGAAACGCTTGAGCGAGGAGATGGAGCCTGTATGCACAACCACTCCATCGCGGATTAGCCTCACTTTGATTCCACGCTGGATACTTCCATCTACGACAAAGCACCCTGCAATCGTGCCAACTTTGGAAATACTGAAAGTTTCTCTAACTTCAGCTTGTCCCGTGTTTTCTTCCTCAAAGACTGGCGACATCATTCCTCCAACCAATGCCTCCATATCATCAATCAAAGCATAAATGATGGAATAAGTTTTGATCTCAACTTGCAATTCCTTGGCTTTGTTTTTGACAACACCTGTTGGACGCACATTGAATCCCAAAATGACACAATTCTCTGAGGCACTCGCCAAAGAAATATCACTCTCAGAAATGCCTCCGACACCAAAGCCAATGATATGTATCGCCACCTCATCGTTATTGAGTTTCAGCAAACTTGCCTTGATTGCCTCAAGGGAGCCTTGCGTGTCTGCTTTGACAATGACAGGGAGGGATTTGATCTGACCTTTTGCAACCATTTCGCCCAACTCATCGAAGCTGACTTTTGTGCTTTTGCTCAATTCTTTTTGCCTCAAATAACTTGCCTTTTGCATTGCGTGATCGCGCGCAATCCCATCGTTCTCCACACAAATCAAGCTAGAACCAGCACTTGGCACCTCTGATAGTCCTGTCACCACCGCAACGCCCGATGGATAAAGCTCTTTGATTTGATTTCCTCTATCATCAAGCAATGCCCTAACACGCCCAAAAGCCGTATCTGCCACAATCGAATCCCCCACTTTTAAGATTCCATTTTGCACAATCACTGTGGCTACAGGACCTCGCCCTTTTTCCAAGCTTCCCTCCAACACCACAGCTTTGGCTCGTGGAGCGTGATTTGCCCTCAATTCCATCAATTCAGCCTGCACCAAAATCGTTTCTAGCAAAGCCTCCACCCCTTCTCCTGTCCTAGCAGACAATGGGATGAAATCATACTCCCCGCCCCACTCACTCGGAGTGAATCCAAGCTCTGCACACTCTGCTTTTGCTTTGTCTGGATTGGCACTTTCTTTGTCCATTTTGTTGATTGCAATGATGATTTGCACCCCTGCAGCTTTTGCGTGGTTGAGTGCCTCAATCGTTTGTTGCTTGACCCCATCATCAGCTGCCACGACAATCACAGCAATATCTGTCACTTGTGCTCCACGCATTCTCATCTGCGTAAAAGCCTCGTGTCCCGGAGTATCGATAAAAGAAATCATTTTTCCATTTTTTTCAACCATATATGCACCGATGTGTTGAGTGATTCCGCCTGCTTCAACACTTGCCACTCTAGAATTGCGAATATAATCTAGCAATGAGGTTTTCCCGTGATCCACATGCCCCATAATCGTGACAACTGCTGGGCGTTCAAACAACTCCCAATCCTCCTCTTCCTCCACACTCTCCAACTCTGGAACAATATTGGTAAAAGAGACTTGAATGCTAAATTCCTCTGCCAAAATTTCAATCGCATCACGATCTAGAAAATCATTTTTTGTCACCAACACGCCAAGCTTAAACAATGCCCCGATGACCTCTTTGAGCTCGCGACCTGAAATGTCTGCAAACTCATATACGCGTATTTCTTCAGGAATACTGATTTGATTTTGCGTATGTTTCACAACTTGCTGGATCACAGGAGCCCTACGCTTTTTCTTGTCACGCCTGATTCCCCCTTCATTGACCCACTTATTGCGTTTTTGAATCTGCACACGATCGACAATCGCCTGTCGCTTTCTGTTTTCTTCATCTTCATTGACTAGCTCTTGCTCATTGAGATCAAACAGCATCACTTCATCATCATCGCGTTCATCATCAAGACTTCTAAACTCCCGCTCAAAATCCATTTTTTGTTCATTTTGCTTGTGGGAAATATGGACTTTGGGCTTTTCTTTTTTCTTTGACTTTGGCTTATACTCCTCATCTTGTTGCCCGATTCCTTGGAACAAATCTTTGAGACTTGGCATTGCTTGAGTTGTTTTTGTCCCTTCTGTTTCTTGAGGTGTTTTAGGGGTGGCTTTGCTCCCCTTTTTGACGATAGTCAAGCCTATGCGTTTAGAACTCAACTGCTTCTCTTCGTTCTCTACAGATTGAGGGGCTTGTGTTTGTTCTTGTTTGGGCTCCTCTTTTGGCTCACTTGCTGGTGTTTTTTGTTGTGCTTCTTGTTTTGGACTCTTTGCTTTTGTGCTCTTTTTGGGTTTTTTCTCTGGCTCTGCCTCTGCTGGTGGTTTGGTGGTTTTGGATCTTTTTTTGGTTGTTGGGGCAGCACTTGCTTGATTCATCACATAATCACTGATCCGCTCAGCCTCTTCTGCAGTCACGCTTGAACTTGTGGTTTTGACAATGATTCCGATCTCTTTGGCTTTTTCAATCACATCTTTGGGTTTCATTGCAAGATACCCTGCTACTTCTATAATCTTTATTTGTTCCATTGATCTATCATCTCCTTAAGATTTACTTCAGACTCTACTGAGAGCTTCTTAATTTTTGAAATTTTTTTGATTGTCCCCGAATGATTTAGGCATTCTTCGCACACATAAAAGCTTCTCCCAAATCCCTCAAAAACTATGATTTTTCCATCTTTCAAACTCAACCTTAGCATTTTTTTTTGCTGTTCTCTCAATCTGCAACAAATACACATACGCATACTTTTTTCAGAATAAAATTTCAAAGAATGGTGCGTCATATTTTCCTCTGATTATACCAAATTAGCCTTGTTTCAAAACACCCAAATTATCAAACTCTAGGGCTAAAACCCTAAAATTAGGAAATTTATCTGAAAGTTTTTTGAATATTTTTCCTTGATCATCAGCATAGCAAATATTTAAGATACTAGACCCACTTCCTGAAAGTGTGCTTGTCAATGCTCCAAACTCAAGTGCATACCTTTGCACTTCTTGCAAAACAGGGTAAGTTGCGATGCGTTTCCTCTGATGTAACATATCTTTGCTTGCCAAACGCAAAAACTCCCATTTCTCACTCAAAAACACTCCGCTCAAAAAACTAGCGTGAGAAATATTAAACACGCATTCTTCCATTGTGTATTTTTTGGGAAGAATAGAACGGGCGTATTTTGTATTCATAGGTTTATCTGGAATCACAACAACAGCTTTAATATCTCTTGAAATGTTTTCTTTGATATAAAACACCCTCTGTCTATCAAGCATTGAAATCACAAAACCCCCAAAAGTTGCCGGTGCAATATTATCTGGGTGGTTTTCATAAATCAAAGCACGATTCAAAACCGCCCCTCTATCAAGCCTTTTTCCTGCCATCAAATAAGCTCCGCTGATAGCCCCTACAATCGTTGCAGAGCTACTGCCAAGACCCCTTGAGATAGGGATCTTGTTGTCAAATTTAAAATAATAATCCATTTCATCGCAACCCAAACTACGCAAAGTTTCGCGAAAAATCCTCACAAAGAGATTGTTCTCATCTGAACGCAATCGCGTGCTTCCCTCGCCATGGATTTCGACCAAAGTGCGTGTTGCAGGGACAATCTCAAAACGATTGCGAAACTTGAGAGACAAGCCCAAGCAATCAAAACCTGGACCCAAATTTGCACTTGTGGCAGGAACGGTGATAATCAAAGTTTCTCCTTATCGATTAAATAGGTGGTAGCACATACAAAGGCTCATTGTGTGCAGAAAACTTACTCACATCTAGCACTTGAGGCAAAGCAAAATCGCACCCCAAAGCCTCATCAAAAACCTGCAATCCGATCTCCCCGTCTGCATTTTTGACAAAATACTGCTTGCCAAATGCATAGATAGGCGTGCCACCATTAAAATAAAAACTATCCGTAGAAAACACCGGAATCTCATGCACAATCTGCCAAGTTTGCAAAAAAACATGAGTGAGCTTGATAGCTGTAAAGCTACCCGGACCCCTTGCATAAAAAATCTGACCAATAGGCACAGAACGATATTTGTCAAACACTTCTACAAGCCCCTGCATTGTTTTGGATTCAAGCTGCACACTCTCCACCAAAACCCCATCACGATATAATCCGCACAAAAAAGGAGCGGAAACACTAAAGATCACAAGTGCATTGTTATTGTCTTTGCATTGCATAAGCTTGTTCATATTCCTCCACCCTCTCTTCCTCAGAATCTGGCAACTCCACGATTTCATACGCATCAGCTTGAGCCAAAACCTGCATAGTAAGCAAATGATTGAGTTTGTGGCTTCCTGCAAATGAAACATAAGTGCCAATCAAAGGCATTCCTAGAATCGCCATATCCCCAATAGCATCCAAAATCTTATGACGCACAAACTCCTCTTTGTAACGCAACCCCTCTTTGTTCATCACCCCACTCTCATCCAAAACAATGCAATTATGCAATCCTCCGCCCTTAGCTAGTCCCACAGAACGCAAATAATTCACCTCGCTCAAAAAACCAAAAGTCCTAGCCCTGGCGATTTCCTCTTTGTAGGCATTTGTGCTAAACACAAAACGATAACTCTGCTCTTTGATTCCTGGGTGATTGAATTCGATTTTGAAGTCAAATATTGTTTTGGGACTTGGCTCAATACGCACAAACTTCTCTCCATCTTTGACTTCAATCACTTTTTTGATCTCAATCGCTTTTTTGCGAGCATCCAATGCCACCAAACCTGCCTCATCCAACAACGCACAATAAGCAATGGCACTGCCATCCATGATAGGAATCTCTTCATTATCCACGCAAATGAGCAGATTATCAATCCCATAAGCATGGACTGCTGACAACAAATGCTCGATAGTGCTAACCCTCACATCACCTTTGCCCAACACCGTTGCCATCGTCGTATCCACAACATTTTCTGGCTTGAGCTCGATTTGGACATCTTTGTCCGTGCGATAAAACACAATGCCACGATCTGCTGGTAATGGCTCAAGTCGCATTTTGACAGGAACCCCCTTGTGCAACCCAACGCCAACGACCTCAACAGCTTTTTTGATTGTTATTTGTTTCATTGTTTCTCCGAATCTCTAATCATTTTTTCCCCTTTTTGCAAAATCGTCACAATATTGTTTTTGATCCATTTAGCGTCCATCCATTCAGCGATTCTGACAAAATGCCCCTGCACCAACACAGAAAAATGCAAATGATCCCCAAACGCCCAACCTGTCGCACCTGTATAAGCAATCACTTGGTTTTCTTGCACCTGATCCCCTAACCCCAATGCAAATTTAGAGATATGAGAATAAAGCGAAGAGATTCCGAGGCGATGATACAAAATCATCGTGTTTCCATAGAGTCCGAGTTTCTTTTCCAAAACTACCTTTCCCGCATTGGAGGCAATGATAGGGGCGTTTTTGGTGCTTGCCGAATCAAGTCCCATGTGAAAGGAATTGCTGATATTTTGATCTTTGTAAAAATAATGCCTTGAATCCCCAAATGAACCCACCAATTGACCATTTTTGAGAGGATAAAAACGCTCAAACATTACAGGGGCTTTGATCAAAGTATCTGTATCAAAGCTCAAAGACGCCTGATGGATAATGCTTTCATCCTCTTGACGCACTGATTCGTTGAGATACCTAAATCGTTCTTGAGGGGAGTATGAAGCCAAATCTGTTTTGCCCAAAGCTTGAAGCATTCCATCGACTTTTTCAAAATTTTTATCTTGCAATTTGAGGTTTGAGTTGCGATAAGCCTTTGCCCGTTTAACAATGCCGGGGCGATAGATAGTTTTGTTCCCTGCTTTATCGATCGCAACGACAGAAAGGGAGAAAGTTTTGTTTTTGATGGGCCAAGCGATGATTGAAGCAAAATAGCCCTTTCGGATATAAGGAAAAGCCACAAACTCATCAACGCCATTGCTGATATAAAGTCTGTCCAAATTTTCTTCTTTTACAGCAAAAACAAGAGCGGCACTGCCTCCATAATTGATAGCAAATGAGGAAGCCAACATATTGATACTTGGAGACAAAGAATCTAGAGTGATTGCAAAGGTTTTGTAAGAAGTGTTGCCACTGAAAAATGAAGCATTGCTCCAATCTGTCACACTGATGCGATAATGGAGCTTCATCCCCTCATACAACTCAACATTTGGCAATGGCAAAGTGATCTTGAGCTCTTTGGGCTTGTCCAAAACCACTTCTTCAATCTCAAGCACTTTGTCCCCATTTTCCAAAGTCGCCACGATCGTGTATTCTTTGATACCACTTGCATCCCTGAAAACAATAGGCATCGGGAGTTTGGGATTCCAAAAACTCCTTTGATCCAACAAAATCTCTGGTGCGTTGCGTTCAAACACACTAGAGCGACTTGCAAAAAACACAAGTGCGATGATAAAAAGCAAAACAATCAAAACCAACAAGCCTTTGTAATTGCTTTGTTTGCGATAACCACGAATCATTTCAAATCCTAAATTATTGTATTTGATGAGCCAAAATTGATTGTAAATTCAAATTCTATAATCTCTAAACTTCTATAAATCTAATCATAGCAAAAATTATTTTTAAAACTTAAAGCGATTAGCCTTGCCCTGCAAACTCTCCAAACGAATCACCTCTCTAAGCAAAGCAGCCACAGCAGCAAACAAATCATCTTCAATGGGCATATCCACCTCAATCCTTGCATAAAGCTCCCTAGCAAGTGGGGGATTTTCAATCACTTGGATTTCATGTTCTCTAGCGATTGTTTTGATTCTGATTGCCAAATGATCAATCCCTTTTGCGACCACAACAGGCACACCAAATTTTTCTCGATCCTGTGCATCAAATCGCAAAGCCACAGCGTAATGCGTAGGGTTTGTAACGACCACAGACGCACTAGGGATGTTTTGCATCATTCTACTCATAGCGACCTTCATCTGCATCTGGCGGATCTTTTGTTTGATCTCTGGACTTCCTTCTTGTTGCTTATGTTCATCTTTGACTTCTTTTTTGCTCATTTTCAAAGACTTTGTATATTGATACCTTTTGATCATCAAATCCACCAACGCCAAAATTGCAAACAGCACAAGCAAAACACCAATCAAGATCAATGCTTTCTCTTTGAACCAAATCATTTGATTGAAAATATTCAAACGACTGACCTTGCTCAATTCTGACAAAAACAAAACAAACACAGCCAATCCGATTCCAAATGTCAACAAAACTTTCAGAGTGATCATCAAACCCTCCAAAAGCTTCTTGAGAGAAAAAACATTCTTCAGCCCTGTGATGGGGTTGATTTTTGAGAGCTTGGGCATAATAGCCTTGGGGGCAAACAAGAATCCAAACTGAAGCACATTGCCCAAAACCCCAACAAGCATCAACGCTAGAAACATTGGCATCACGAGCAAAAACATCTGCCAAAGAAGAGCAAAGCCTAGATTCAAAACATCTACGACATTGAGCTCTTGCCTCAAGAAAGCCAACACTTGAATATAGATTGCCTGAAAATGCTCGACCCAAAAAGAAAAAAGCAAAAAAATCATAGCAATTCCTGCAATCAATCCGACAAACCCCGTGACTTCAGGACTTTTGGCGACATTGCCCTCCTCTCTAGCCTTGGCGATTTTACGCGAGGAGGGGGCTTCTGTTTTTTCTTCATCATTAGCCATTTGCAATCCTTGCTAGAGCTTGTTGATAATCTTGTGGAGTGTTGAGATTGGCAAACATCGCTTCATCATCAAAAAACACTCCAATATGTCGAGTTTGGCTGACCAAATCAGACATTCTGTAGTTTTGCTGCTTGAGTTGTGCTTGGAGCTTTGGGAGAATCGCCAAATCATAAAATCCACACAAATAATGAGAATGCCCCTGACTCCTTGCAAAAACGATTTCATATTGCTCTAGAAACACAAACATATCACGACAACACGCGATAGAAAAAAATGGAACATCCACGCTAATCACAAAGATTTTTTGACTTTTGAGCGTCTCAAAAGCTGTGTTGATTCCAACCAATGGGGCAAAAATCCCCTGTGGCTCCAAAATCACTCTGGGATCAAGCAAACCATAATGCTCTTTGCACACCAAATAAGTTTCAGCAAAAAGCTGGTGGCATTTTGCATACATATACTCTACTAATGTTTGATGACCAAATTGCAGGAGGGCTTTATTCACGCCCATTCTTGAGCTTTTGCCTCCACACAAAATCACACATGGGATTTCTTGAATCTGCAAGTTTGACAAATACACACCTTTGGATTGTTTTATGTTTCATTAAGCATATCATACGAAAATCATACTTTGCTTCACAAAAAATCAGAATTTTTCGTTATATTTTTATAAACATAATGATTTGATAGGATTTTCTAAAACTAGCAGGAGTTTCAATGCTGATTGATACCTTTGGACGCCAAATCGAATATATACGCGTTTCAGTTACCAAACAATGCAATTTTCGATGTCAATATTGTATGCCAAATACGCCCGATGATTTTACAGATACAAGTTCTCTTGTCCCGCTTGATAAAATGCTTGAGTTTTTAAAAATTGCCATTGACAAAGGAATCAAAAAAATCCGTTTCACCGGAGGTGAGCCTCTATTGCGTCCTGATTTGACTGACTTCATCCAACAAATCCATCATTATGCACCCGAGGTAGAATTGGCACTCACGACAAATGGGTATTTTCTAGAGAAATACGCCCAAAAGCTCAAAGATTCTGGGATCAGAAGGCTCAATATCTCTTTGGATTCCCTTCAAGCACACAAAGTTCAGTTGATTAGCAAAAGAGATGTGTTGCCACAAGTCCTAAAAGGCATCCACACAGCAAAAGAAGTGGGTATCCCTATCAAAATCAATATGGTGCCACTCAAAGGCATCAATGATGATGAGATTGTCGCAATGTTGAATTTCTGCATAGAAAACCACTTCCAAATGCGTTATATCGAGTATATGGAAAACACTCACGCCAATGCAACAATCACAGGACTCAGCGAAGCAGAAATCCTCCAAACAATCTCTCAAGCACATTCTTTTGCTCCACTAGAAAAACACTCTCTTGGTCCTGCAAAAAACTATCAGCTCACCAATGGGGCAGTTTTTGGAATCATTGCACCCCACAATGATGATTTTTGCAAAAGCTGCAATCGTGTGCGTCTCACAAGCGAGGGAGTCATTTGCCCTTGTTTGTATTATCAAGACGCTGTTGAAGTAAGAGATGCTATGCTCTCAGGCGACAAGGCGAAAATGCAAGAAGCTCTACTGCTTTCTGTCAAAAACAAGCCTGAGAAAAACCAATGGGACCACCAAAAGAATGAACATAGTGCAAGAGCGTTTTATTATACAGGTGGATAAATCTGCTAGAATCTCACTTGATTTCATTTTGCAATATCTAAGGAACATATATGGGGCTTTTAGAACAAATCGATAGTGGGGTGGAATTCAGTGCTTCTGAACTTGTCAAACTTTATGATTATGACTTGCTAGAACTAGGAGAGTTTGCAGATCAAAAGCGTCGCAAACTTCATAGCAATAAGGTTTTTTTCAACATCAATCGCCATATCAATCCTAGCAATATTTGTGCTGATGTTTGCAAGTTTTGTGCTTTCTCTGCGAGTCGCAAAAATCCAAATCCCTATGAAATGAATCTTGATGAGATTCTCAAACACACTCAAGAAGCCATCAAAAACGGAGCCAAAGAGGTGCATATTGTCAGCTCCCACTCTCCCAATTACACTTATGAATGGTATTTTTCAATGTTTAAAACTCTCAAAGAAAGCTTCCCATCGCTTCACATCAAAGCAATGACTGCAGCAGAGGTGGATTATTGTTCAAGACGCTTTGGCAAAAGTTATCAAGTCGTCTTGGAGGATATGGCAAAAAATGGAGTGGATTCTATGCCCGGAGGAGGTGCAGAGATTTTTGATGAAGACATCAGAAAAAAACTCTGCCACGGCAAAGTCAAATCGCACGAATGGCTAGAAATCCATTCTTTGTGGCACAAAATGGGACGCTATAGCAATGCTACGATGCTCTTTGGGCATATCGAAAGCCGTTTGCACAGGATTGATCATATTTTGCGTCTCAAACACACACAAAACACCTCTTGCAATGGAGGATTCAATGCCTTTATCCCATTGCTTTATCAAACCCAAAACAATTTTCTCAAAATCCAACAGAGCCCATCTGCCCAAGAAATCCTCAAAACTATCGCCATTGCTAGAATCTTGCTTGATAATATCCCTCACATCAAAGCGTATTGGGCGACTCTTGGACTCAATCTCGCCCTTGTCGCACAAGAATTTGGGGCAGATGACATTGATGGAACGATTCAGGTTGAAAGCATACAATCAAGAGCAGGGGCAAAAAGCTCCAATGGAATCTCTCAAGAAGAGCTTATCTACAAAATCAAAGATGCGGGATTTAGGGCGATTGAGAGAGATAGCCTTTATCGTGAGCTTAATGAATTTTAATCAAAGGAAATCAAATGAAATATTACAGCTATCAAGATTTTTTACAACACGCCAAAGAACTGCACCAACAAATTGACACAAACATTGGGTGCCCTGATGCCATTATTGCCGTTGCTAGGGGGGGCTTAACTCTTGCACATTTTCTTTCTTTGCGTTGGGATTTACGCGAAGTCTATATGCTCAATGCAATATCCTACAATCAAGACAAGCAAGGGGAGTTGGTTGTCAAAAACCTTCCTACAATCCCTGCAGATATACAAAAAGTTTTGATTGTTGATGAAATTGTAGATAGTGGTAAAAGTCTTCAAAAAATTGTAGAGATTTTGAAAAACAATCATCCCAAAGTTGAGTTTTATACAGCTACAATCTTTCAAAAAACAAGTGCAATCATTCAAGCGGATTTTTCAATCCAAGAGCCAACAGATTGGATTGATTTCTTTTGGGAACGCGATATGTTTTAGGAGGAAACAATGAAAGTCATTCACACTCATACCATCACTCAAGAAGTAGCAAAGCTCTGCATCCAAGCTTGTAAAAATGTCACAAAAGATGTGAGCCAAGCATTTGGTGTCGCTTATCAACAAGAAAGCTCAATGCTAGGAAAAGAGATTCTCTCACAACTCATCAAAAACCACCAAATCGCCCAAGAGAAACAAATCCCAATCTGTCAAGATACGGGAATGTGCGTTGTTTTTGTAGATCTGGGACAAGAAGTGCAAATCCAAGGCGGATCGCTCACAGATGCGATTCAGCAAGGCGTTGCACAGGGATACACTCAAGGTTATCTACGCAAATCCATCGTAAGCGATCCTGTGTTTGCACGCAAAAACACCCAAGACAACACTCCTGCGGTGATTCATTACAATATCGTGGAGGGAGATTCTTTGAGCATCACGCTTGCCCCCAAAGGCTTTGGGAGTGAAAACAAAAGTGCATTGCAAATGCTCACTCCTGCACAAGGTTTGGGTGGAATCAAGCAGTTTTTTATCCAAACCCTACAAAATGCAGGACCCAACTCTTGCCCTCCGTTGCTGATTGGCATTGGGATTGGTGGGACAATGGAACAATGTGCAATCCTAGCCAAAAAGGCAGCAGTGCGAGAAATCGGATCGCACAACAAAACCCCAGAATATGCAGAGCTTGAAAATGAACTTGTGTTGATGGCAAATGCACTAGGTATCGGTCCTCAAGGTTTGGGAGGAGACACCACGGTTTTTGGCGTCAATATCGAATGGTATCCCACCCACATCGCTGGATTGCCCGTGGCAATCAACATCAACTGCAATGCCGTGCGACACAAAAGTATCACACTCTAAAGGATTCACATGAAAATCTTACAAGCCCCATTCTCACACGAAGAACTCAAAAACCTGCGTGCAGGCGAATCTGTCTCAATCAATGGGCATTTTTTGGTTGCAAGAGATGCAGCACACAAACGCCTATTTGAATGTATCCAAAACCACCAACAACTCCCTGTCTCCCTACAAGGAGAGTGTGTGTATTATATGGGTCCCTCTCCTGCCAACCCCGGAGAAGTCATCGGATCT
This window contains:
- the rbfA gene encoding 30S ribosome-binding factor RbfA; translated protein: MTDIKLARSQALLQELLTEALGTLSNPNLNTLSVTQVRCSKGKYHAEVLLHPSDFTTQEQALILKELNKAKGILQEYVLNASGWFKCPNFAFGFDESLEGLNRLDQIFAQLAQEKDKS
- the flhB gene encoding flagellar biosynthesis protein FlhB, with the protein product MANDEEKTEAPSSRKIAKAREEGNVAKSPEVTGFVGLIAGIAMIFLLFSFWVEHFQAIYIQVLAFLRQELNVVDVLNLGFALLWQMFLLVMPMFLALMLVGVLGNVLQFGFLFAPKAIMPKLSKINPITGLKNVFSLKKLLEGLMITLKVLLTFGIGLAVFVLFLSELSKVSRLNIFNQMIWFKEKALILIGVLLVLFAILALVDLMIKRYQYTKSLKMSKKEVKDEHKQQEGSPEIKQKIRQMQMKVAMSRMMQNIPSASVVVTNPTHYAVALRFDAQDREKFGVPVVVAKGIDHLAIRIKTIAREHEIQVIENPPLARELYARIEVDMPIEDDLFAAVAALLREVIRLESLQGKANRFKF
- a CDS encoding DUF448 domain-containing protein, with amino-acid sequence MTHHSLKFYSEKSMRMCICCRLREQQKKMLRLSLKDGKIIVFEGFGRSFYVCEECLNHSGTIKKISKIKKLSVESEVNLKEMIDQWNK
- the lpxC gene encoding UDP-3-O-acyl-N-acetylglucosamine deacetylase: MKQITIKKAVEVVGVGLHKGVPVKMRLEPLPADRGIVFYRTDKDVQIELKPENVVDTTMATVLGKGDVRVSTIEHLLSAVHAYGIDNLLICVDNEEIPIMDGSAIAYCALLDEAGLVALDARKKAIEIKKVIEVKDGEKFVRIEPSPKTIFDFKIEFNHPGIKEQSYRFVFSTNAYKEEIARARTFGFLSEVNYLRSVGLAKGGGLHNCIVLDESGVMNKEGLRYKEEFVRHKILDAIGDMAILGMPLIGTYVSFAGSHKLNHLLTMQVLAQADAYEIVELPDSEEERVEEYEQAYAMQRQ
- a CDS encoding M23 family metallopeptidase; amino-acid sequence: MIRGYRKQSNYKGLLVLIVLLFIIALVFFASRSSVFERNAPEILLDQRSFWNPKLPMPIVFRDASGIKEYTIVATLENGDKVLEIEEVVLDKPKELKITLPLPNVELYEGMKLHYRISVTDWSNASFFSGNTSYKTFAITLDSLSPSINMLASSFAINYGGSAALVFAVKEENLDRLYISNGVDEFVAFPYIRKGYFASIIAWPIKNKTFSLSVVAIDKAGNKTIYRPGIVKRAKAYRNSNLKLQDKNFEKVDGMLQALGKTDLASYSPQERFRYLNESVRQEDESIIHQASLSFDTDTLIKAPVMFERFYPLKNGQLVGSFGDSRHYFYKDQNISNSFHMGLDSASTKNAPIIASNAGKVVLEKKLGLYGNTMILYHRLGISSLYSHISKFALGLGDQVQENQVIAYTGATGWAFGDHLHFSVLVQGHFVRIAEWMDAKWIKNNIVTILQKGEKMIRDSEKQ
- a CDS encoding Fur family transcriptional regulator — protein: MSKYEQLLKNTNLKVTPQRLNILETIQNIGHATIEEIYEHIQQKHPSISLATIYKNVCTLCGVGVLQEIKTPSNKARYEILHNNHPHLVCTQCGMITDLDCNPRDLIFNQNLPQHFQYSDLSIIFYGLCQHCASC
- the thrB gene encoding homoserine kinase, coding for MIITVPATSANLGPGFDCLGLSLKFRNRFEIVPATRTLVEIHGEGSTRLRSDENNLFVRIFRETLRSLGCDEMDYYFKFDNKIPISRGLGSSSATIVGAISGAYLMAGKRLDRGAVLNRALIYENHPDNIAPATFGGFVISMLDRQRVFYIKENISRDIKAVVVIPDKPMNTKYARSILPKKYTMEECVFNISHASFLSGVFLSEKWEFLRLASKDMLHQRKRIATYPVLQEVQRYALEFGALTSTLSGSGSSILNICYADDQGKIFKKLSDKFPNFRVLALEFDNLGVLKQG
- the infB gene encoding translation initiation factor IF-2 produces the protein MEQIKIIEVAGYLAMKPKDVIEKAKEIGIIVKTTSSSVTAEEAERISDYVMNQASAAPTTKKRSKTTKPPAEAEPEKKPKKSTKAKSPKQEAQQKTPASEPKEEPKQEQTQAPQSVENEEKQLSSKRIGLTIVKKGSKATPKTPQETEGTKTTQAMPSLKDLFQGIGQQDEEYKPKSKKKEKPKVHISHKQNEQKMDFEREFRSLDDERDDDEVMLFDLNEQELVNEDEENRKRQAIVDRVQIQKRNKWVNEGGIRRDKKKRRAPVIQQVVKHTQNQISIPEEIRVYEFADISGRELKEVIGALFKLGVLVTKNDFLDRDAIEILAEEFSIQVSFTNIVPELESVEEEEDWELFERPAVVTIMGHVDHGKTSLLDYIRNSRVASVEAGGITQHIGAYMVEKNGKMISFIDTPGHEAFTQMRMRGAQVTDIAVIVVAADDGVKQQTIEALNHAKAAGVQIIIAINKMDKESANPDKAKAECAELGFTPSEWGGEYDFIPLSARTGEGVEALLETILVQAELMELRANHAPRAKAVVLEGSLEKGRGPVATVIVQNGILKVGDSIVADTAFGRVRALLDDRGNQIKELYPSGVAVVTGLSEVPSAGSSLICVENDGIARDHAMQKASYLRQKELSKSTKVSFDELGEMVAKGQIKSLPVIVKADTQGSLEAIKASLLKLNNDEVAIHIIGFGVGGISESDISLASASENCVILGFNVRPTGVVKNKAKELQVEIKTYSIIYALIDDMEALVGGMMSPVFEEENTGQAEVRETFSISKVGTIAGCFVVDGSIQRGIKVRLIRDGVVVHTGSISSLKRFKDDAKEVSKGYECGIMLEGYNDVRVGDVFETYREVAKKQTK